The Oncorhynchus mykiss isolate Arlee chromosome 17, USDA_OmykA_1.1, whole genome shotgun sequence genomic interval tacatcaccagaggaaatcaaatgtatttatatagcccttcatacatcagctgatatctcgaagtgctgtacagaaacccagcctgaacaGAAacccaaagtgctgtacagaaacctccaaacggcaagcaatgcaggtgtagaagcacggtggctaggaaaaactccctagaaaggccaaaacctaggaagagacctagagaggaaacaggctatgaggggtggccagtcctcttctggctgtgccaggtggagattataacagaacatggccaagatgttcaaatgttcataaatgaccagcatggtcaaataaaaataatcacaggcagaacagttgaaactggagcagcagcacggccaggtggactggggacagcaaggagtcatcatgccaggtagtcctgaggcatggcccTAGGGCTCAGgtactccgagagagagaaagaaagagagaattagagagagcatacttaatttCACGCAGGACACTGAATAAGACAGGACagtgccaaacaggaaggatataaccccacccactttgccaaagcacagcccccacaccactagagggatgtcttcaaccaccaacttaacatcctgagagaaggctgagtatagcccacaaagatctccgccaccgcacaacccaaggggggacgtcaacccagacaggaagatcacatcagtgactcaacccactcaagtgacgcacccctcctaggcacggcatgaaagagcaccagtaagccagtgactcagcccctgtaatagggttagaggcagagaatccctgtgggaagaggggaaccggccaggcagagacagcaagggcggttcgttgctccagagcctttccgttcaccttcacactcctgggccagactacactcaatcatatgacccactgaagagatgagtcttcagtaaagacttaaaggttgagatcgaatttgcgtctctcacatgggtaggcagaccaatccataaaaattgagctttataggagaaagccctgcctccagctgtttgcttagaaattctagggacaattaggaggccgtagcgtacgtgtaggaatgtacggcaggaccaaatcagagagataggtaggagcaagctcatgtaatgctttgtaggttagcagtaaaaccttgaaatcagcccttgccttgacaggaagccagtgtagggaggctatgactggagtaatatgattttaaaaaatggtactagtcaggattctagcagctgtatttagcactaactgaagtttatttagtgctttatccgggtagccggaaagtagagcattgcagtagtctaacctagaagtaacaaaagcatggattaatttttctgcatcatttttggatagaaaatgtctgatttttgcaatgttacgtaaatggaaaaaagctgtccttgaaacagtcgaTATGtgcgtcaaaagagagatcaggatccagagtaacgccgaggtccttcacagttttatttgagacgactgtacaaccattaagattaattgtcagattcaacagaagatctttgtttcttgggacctagaacaagcatctctgttttgtccgagtttaaaagtagaacgtttgcagccatcctcttccttatgtctgaaacacaggcttctagcgagggcaattttggggcttcaccatgtttcattgaaatgtacagctgtgtgtcatccgcatagcagtgaaagttaacattatgttttcgaatgacatccccaagaggtaaaatatatagtgaaaacaatagtggtcctaaaacagaaccttgaggaacactgaaatttacagttgatttgtcagaggacaaaccattcacagagacaaacaaaggagaagtaggataagggtacggataaaggctataagaactggccgtctagcacgttcggtaCAGAGAtgaaaaggagcaggtttctgggcacgatagcatagcttcaaggcatagtgtacagacaaaggtaaggtaggaagtgagtacattggaggtaaacttaggcattgagtaatgaagacagagatatagtctctagagatgtttaaaccaggtgatgtcatcgcatatgtaggaggtggaacaacatggttggttaaggcatattgagcaggactagaggctctacagtgaaataagacagtaatcactaaccaggacagtaatggacaaggcatattagggagaggcatgtgtagccaagtgatcgtatgtgtccagtgagtggttgggctggctggggacacggcgattcagacagttggCCGAAGTCGATAGACCAGttgtggaattagtagggttccaagtagcagaggggtccaagtccaattggcaaaatgggTATAGTGGTCCAAGAAACTGGCCGGTGgatcagctaacagtccaatatgctacAGATAGCTAGCAGGCTgcggttagcagaatgggccttcaggggacatcgcgcctgaggggcctgttgggatcctcgggcagattatgtcggtattccagtcatgaaggatcggcggggttccgtggcccgtaccggcagtagaaggggtttGGATATTGTAGCCGAGGAGTGGGCTTCAAGAGTAGCCCAGGAGCCCTAGCCGAGAGATGGGTCTAGCATGGGCTAGCCCCAGGCTAGTTGGTGCGTGCTCCTGCACGgaaacgttagccaggagtagtcaacccGGGTTGCGGTTAGCTGCCATGATCCAGATGAAAGGGTtcagagtttgcggtaggaatccggggatatggagagaaaaattaaCTGTTTATCCCCAGTCCTAACTTTTTATCCCCAGTCCTAACTGTTTATCCCCAATCCTAACTGTTTATCCCCAGTCCTAAATGTTTATCCCCAGTCCTAACTGTTTATCCCCAATCCTAACTGTTTATCCCCAGTCCTAAATGTTTATCCCCAGTCCTAACTTTTTATCCCCAGTCCTAACTGTTTATCCCCAATCCTAACTGTTTATCCCCAATCCTAATTGTTTATCCCCAATCCTAACTGTTTATCCCCAATCCTAACTGTTTATCCCCAATCCTAACTGTTTATCCCCAATCCTAACTGTTTATCCCCAATCTTAACTGTTTATCCCCAATTCTAACCCTCtatcccccaatcctaacccttTATCCCCAATCCTAACCCTTTATCCCCAATCCTAACCCTTTATCCCCCAGTCCTAACTGTTTATCCCCCAATCCTAAATGCTTATCCCCAATCCTAACCCTCTATCCCCCAGTCCTAACTGTTTATCCCCAATCCGAACTGTTTAACCCCCAGTCCTAACCATTTATCCCCCAGTCCTAACTGTTTATCCCAAATCCTAACTGTTTATCCCCAATCCTAACCATTTATCCCCCAGTCCTAACTGTTTATGCCCCAGTCCTAACTGTTTATCCCCAATCCTAACCCTTTATTCCCCAATCCTAACTGTTTATCCCCCAGTCCTAACTGTTTATCCCCCAGTCCTAACTGTTTATCCCCCAGTCCTAACCCTTTATTCCCCAATCCTAACTGTTTATCCCCCAGTCCTACCTGTTTATGCCCCAGTCCTAACTGTTTATCCCCCAGTCCTAAATGTTtatcccccaatcctaacccttTATTCCCCAGTCCTAACTGTTTATCCCCAATCCTAAATGTTTATCCCCAATTCTAAATGTTTATCCCCAATTCTAAATGTTTATTCCCAATCTTGACCCTTTATTCCCCAATCCTAAATGTTTATTCCCCAATCCTAACCCTTTATTCCCCAATCCTAAATGTTtatcccccaatcctaaccttagtCCTTTTTCTTCCTCTGCTTGGGAACTCCAGTGATGAGGTGTGGAGTTCCAGGTTACTCAggctgtcaggagagagagagatagtggtgAGGTGTGGAGTGCCAGGTTACTCAggctgtcaggagagagagagagatagtggtgAGGTGTGGAGTGCCAGGTTACTCAggctgtcaggagagagagagagagatatagtggtGAGGTGTGGAGTGCCAGGTTACTCAggctgtcaggagagagagagatagtggtgaggtagaactcctatttctgacgcagatcgcgctacaagtcctgcctctcccatctcctcattggtttatagaaaccggtacccacgtgccatctccagtttgtctttcaatcacccatgtgggtataaccaatgatggttatacccacgtgggtgattgaaagacaaactggttgtcatggtaatactatgaaagtgtagatgcgATCACCATGTAAGTTctaagatgaaaaagcctggaaggaggagagatgactagaaacgatttggttggTCGTTTTATGTGTGgtttaattgtcggagtagaggaccttgtgcatttcaggtaaaataacaactcaatgtttatatcccaggacaaattagttagcaacagcaagctagctaaatagggcaaattagctagcaagtgcaagctaactagctatacatgtttaatgcttttcgacctgtccccaaattaatgtcattggttcagagtttgttttgatattttaaccggcgtgtcgtgatcgcatttggtgtagggggacaaaatatttttttgcacGATAGCGCACGCTCGCaaccggtttgggttccgtgtaacccTCATTTAACTAGTTCTAGCGCAGCAACTTTAAAAGGGCTCAGACACGCTAATATAATTTGCTGGCTGAGTACTTCGTGAACGAAATTTGTGAATAGTGCGCGCACCGATTTGACATGTAGAATCGCGTGAAAAATGTACTGAACGATCGGCAGACGAACACTAGATCGTGATGTTTGCAAGCCCTACACCTTGTTTAGCTATAATAGATCAAAACTCACTTAACCAAATCAAAGTTCTTCACACATGTAGAATGTGTCATCAATACTCCACGAGAAAAATACTGTATGTACTTGTAGATTGTAAACATGCTTgtcaatcagtggaggctgctgagggatgCCTCGTGTTGTCATTATACATCAATGTGAATAAACAGAATACATCAGCAATTAACTGTTTGAAGATATGAACTCAGAATGTTCAGTCTAACTTCCCTTCCTGTGCTTTATTCAGGTTAAAATTACGTTAAGACATTTTAATATTCTAGGACTTCAGTTGCATTACCTTTCCACTTAAAAACAGAGAACAagcaaattatatatatatttttttacagtagTCTTAAGATATattgtacaaaaaaaaacatttagattTTCTTATCTACTCATTCCTTGTGAAGTTGCATCTTTCCCCATGGTTATAATACATCACCTTGCTCCAATCATGGGATCCTCTTTCTACAGTGACATTCAGCAACTAACACTGTCCAAAGAAATGCACCTTTTATGAATTGATAATCATTTATTTGATGAATTTGCTGACTGTCTATTGTGTTGGTTAATTTCTTTACAATCAAATGAGGGAAACTTatcacaagtcagagttatacttaaactaaatctttattcacttattaataagggagcaggtcaatacaacacacaaaTATAAAGTGAATCGATTGAGTGCTCTACGATAACGATGGCTGGTCGACGAATCACCCCCAGATGATTCATAGAGCCCCGACacaaaagtacaaaggtcttTTACAGCCAAGACACCCCTTTCAGTCTACATGACGAACAACAAATGTATGGattgggtcacaaggttaagattagTATGAAcgatactgtctgctgtgaataacaagtatctgctgtaaaaacagtagagaccagggtttggccctggggtcatctctccctggtaccacTACGAACAGAAACATTAAGTCATGCTATGGAATGCGGTCTCTTTAGGTTatatcacccaaaagacatcgGAAATCTCTTGTGTTAAATCTCCCAGAGGCCCActttcagttcacacagacacaatagagttataagaaccctctattctgttgcataaaacagctatttgatgcaataaaagtattataacataatcttgtaatttcTCTCACAGTATTCATACAGTGTTGGGGCATGTTATCTCCCTGTCTGCATGCTgccgtctatctgtctgtctgcctgcctacatGCTGCCGTCGGACTGAACCGTAAACATAATGACTGCTGGCCGGGGCTGCTGTCGCACGTCAGTCACTCTATTGCAGGTAGACTCCGTTTTGTTCAAGAAAACTAAAACAAAGTCAATCTTTATGGGAAGCTCAGACTTCCTACCCACTCACTCTCACTAAGTGCTGTTTTCCCAGACCTGGTAGGGAGGGCATCCACTCATCATTCATCCCTGGTCACCAGTGGCATGGAAAGGGGGTTCTTTAACAAGCATTATACATTAACCTCTACCAAACTAAACAAACATGTTTGATTAAATGCAGAAAGTGGATGTTTCACCCCCTGTCCTGCTTTTCCAGCGAACTGGTGTGGGACTATCCTCCGTAGCCTGCCGTGGGCCAGAGGGGACGATTCAGACAAAATAATACAACCATCCATGTGAAAAGGGAGGGGCATAGGAAGGCAGCAGAGTGCTAGGCCGTGGCCTCGATGGTGCATTCTTTAGCCAGGTGACCAGACTTTCCGCAGTTGTAGCAGTTGACTTCGCTGGCCTTGCTGCACTGGACGGCAACATGGCCGATCTCACCACACCTGgtgggagacagaggagaaagatgAGGTTTAGGTAAGAGAAGGGAGTGttttcattcatttgttattcgGGACAATGTTTTATGTCCTGATATTTAAACAAGAATGCTATAATGTCTCATCTTTTGGTATCAGGCCTAAACATCACCTTTCCAACTGATTTGTACCTGACACATTAGTCCTACCTGctggtcagcacacacacacacacacactcttgatgtccatttataaagctgTTCATGGCTGCTGCAACTCAAACATATAAGCAGCTTAACGATACACTGGCCAGTATaccttgtaaaaaaatatatatatgtgctCACAGGTCTTCTGGATGTGTCCTAGTAATGGTGTGCATCTTCATTAACTCACCTGTAACACTTGACCTTGTCACAGCCCTTCTAGATGTGTCCTAGTAATGGTGTGCATCTTCATTAACTCACCTGTAACACTTGACCTTGTCACAGCCCTTCTAGATGTGTCCTAGTAATGGTGTGCATCTTCATTAACTCACCTGTAACACTTGACCTTGTCACAGCCCTTCTAGATGTGTCCTAGTAATGGTGTGCATCTTCATTAACTCACCTGTAACACTTGACCTTGTCACAGCCCTTCTAGATGTGTCCTAGTAATGGTGTGCATCTTCATTAACTCACCTGTAACACTTGACCTTGTCACAGCCCTTCTAGATGTGTCCTAGTAATGGTGTGCATCTTCATTAACTCACCTGTAACACTTGACCTTGTCACAGCCCTTCTAGATGTGTCCTAGTAATGGTGTGCATCTTCATTAACTCACCTGTAACACTTGACCTTGTCACAGCCCTTCTAGATGTGTCCTAGTAATGGTGTGCATCTTCGctaacttcttgacgcacccatctcgttagcgggatcattttcatcaacatccaCTGAATTGCCAAATTCAtattaaattactaaaatatgAAATTTTCATGAAAttacaagtgcaatatagcaaaacacagcttagcttgttgataatccacctggcgtgtcagatttcaataaagcttttagGCGAAAGCTatccatctctctcagtagacaaaatattaaacgactaccgccccgtagcactcacctccgtcatcatgaagtgctttgagagactagtcaaggaccatatcacctccaccctacctgacacccaaaacccactccaatttgcttactgccccaataggtccacagacgatgcaatctcaaccacactgcacactgccctaacccatctggacaagaggaatacctatgtgagaatgctgttcatcgactacagctcagcatttaacaccatagtaccctccaaactcgtcattaagctcgagaccctgggtctcgaccccgccctgtgcaactgggtactggacttcctgacaggccgcccccaggtggtgagggtaggtaacaacatctccaccccgctgatcctcaacactggggccacacaagggtgcgttctgagccctctcctgtactccctgttcacccacgactgcgtggccacacacgcctccaactcaatcatcaagtttgtggacaacacaacgacgagacggcctacagggaggaggtgagggccctcggagtgtggtgtcaggaaaataacctcacactcaacgtcaacaaaactaaggagatgattgtggacttcaggaaatagcagagggaacacccccctatccacatcgatggaacagtagtggagagggtagtaagttttaagttcctcggcgtacacatcacagacaaacagaattggtccacccacacagacagcatcgtgaagaaggcgcagcagagcctcttcaacctcaggaggctgaagaaattcggcttgtcaccaaaagcactcacaaacttctacagatgcacaatcgagagcatcctgtcgagctgtatcaccgcctggtacggcaactgctccgcccacaaccgtaaggctctccagagggtagtgaggtctgcacaatgcatcaccgggggcaaactacctgccctccaggacacctacaccacccgatgtcacaggaaggccataaagatcatcaaggacaacaaccacccgagccactgcctgttcaccccgctatcatccagaaggcgaggtcagtacaggtgcatcaaagctgggaccgagagactgaaaaacagcttctatctcaaggccatcagactgttaaacagccaccactaacattgagtggctgctgccaacacactgactcaactccagccactttaataatgggaattgatggaaattgatggaaaatatatcactagccactttaaacaatgctacttaatataatgcttacataccctacattatttatctcgtatgtatacgtatatactgtactctatatcatctactgcatctttatgtaatacatgtatcactagccactttaaactatgccactttgtttacatactcatctcatatgtatatactgtactcgataccatctactgcatcttgcctatgccgctctgtactatcgctcattcatatatctttatgtacatattctttatccctttacacttgtgtgtataaggtagtagttttggaattgttagctagattactcgttttttattactgcattgtcggaactagaagcacaagcatttcgctaccctcgcattaacatctgctaaccacgtgtatgtgacaaataaaatttgatttgatataacaaacagctagcagccaagtagattggtcacgaaagtcagaaaatcAATAAATTatatcgcttacctttgatgatcttcaaatgtttgcactcacaaggctcccagttacacaataaatgttccttttgttccataaagattatttttatatccaagatacctccatttgtttggcacattatgttcagaaatccacaggctcgagcggtcacgacattgCAGACGAAAATTCCACATAGTATCCGTAATggtcatagaaacatgtcaaagtttTTTATAAATCAATCCTCagattgtttttacaatatataatcgataatatgtcaaccggaatgtagcttcttccataggagcgagagagaaaatggctgttgcgcatgaaaaactctgctggcaccgaCGCGATGGGTTCTTTctcactcatttttcaaaataaaaggctgaaactatgtctaaagactgttcacaccttgaGAAAGCCATAGAataaggaatctggttgatatccctttaaatggaggcaagaCAGCACTTCCTTTTTGGATTTTCcgcaggttttcgcctgcaatatcagttctgttatactcgcagacaatattttgacagttttggaaactttagagtgttttctatcataatctgacaattatatgcatgttctagtttctgggcctgagaaataggctgtttcaAATGGGTATGTTTTTTGGCCAAAAACTAAAAttctgccccctacactcaacaagtTAACTCACCTGTGACAATTGACCTTGTCACAGCCCTTCTAGATGTGTCCTAGTAATGGTGTGCATCTTCGTTAACTCACCTGTAACACTTGACCTTGTCACAGCCCTTCTAGATGTGTCCCAGTAATGGTGTGCATCTTCGTTAACTCACCTGTAACACTTGACCTTGTCACAGCCCTTCTAGATGCCCCCCATTACTAGGACACATCTTCGTTAACTCACCTGTAACACTTGACCTTGTCACAGCCCTTCTAGATGTGTCCTAGTAATGGTGTGCATCTTCGTTAACTCACCTGTAACACTTGACCTTGTCACAGCCCTTCTAGATGCCCCCCATTACTAGGACACATCTTCGTTAACTCACCTGTAACACTTGACCTTGTCACAGCCCTTCTGGATGTGTCCGAAGCCTCCACAGGAGTAGCACTTCTGCTCGTTGGCATGGTCACAGTCCCGGGCCACATGGCCGGCCTTGCCACAGTTATAACAGACCTGCAATATAACGTtataatataacataacaatTAAGAATATAATCACCGGCCTTGCCACAGTGATAACACACCTGCATTATATTAGGGGCCTATAAAATCTGCATTGTGGAAAATATGGACGGAATCCAGACGCAGTCAGCATTAGTTGCTGGGACCACTACTATATGTCCAGTCATCCTGCAAACCAAGTACCGGTCTGAGGAGATGTTTGGCAGAGCAGataggcagctagctagcagctaggctATCAAGCTAGCAGGGTTTTCTTGAGGGCTTGAAAGCAGCCTGCAACGCGGTTATCCATTACGGCTGGGACAGCGGACTCTCCCGGGCATGTGGCTGTCTAGAGCCCTGCTGTTTGTTTTTTCAATCTTCCCTgcgacctgccctgtctggaactgagaggaggaacagtataacctgtcttgtctggaactgagaggaataacagtataacctgtcctgtctgggactgagaggagtaacagtataacctgtcctgtctggaactgagaggaggaACAGTATAACCTGTCTTGTCTGGatctgagaggagtaacagtataacctgtcctgtctggaactgagaggggtaacagtataacctgtctggaactgagaggagtaacagtttaacctgtctggaactgagaggagtaacagtttaacctgtcctgtctggaactgagaggagtaacagtataacctgtctggaactgagaggagtaacagtataacctgtcctgtctggaactgagaggagtaacagtataacctgtcctgtctggaactgagaggagtaacagtataacctgtcctgtctggaactgagaggagtaacagtataacctgtcctgtctggaactgagaggagtaacagtataacctgtcctgtctggaactgagaggggtaacagtataacctgtctggaactgagaggagtaacagtatgacctgtcctgtctggaactgataggagtaacagtataacctgtctggAATTGAGAGGAGGAACAGTATAACCTGTcttgtctggaactgagaggagtaacagtataacctgtcctgtctggaactgagaggagaaacagtataacctgtcctgtctggaactgagaggagtaacagcatAACTTGttctgtctggaactgagaggagaggagtaacagtataacctgtcctgtctggaactgagaggagtaacagtataacccatcctgtctggaactgataggagtaacagtataacccatcctgtctggaactgagaggagtaacagtataacctgtctggaattgagaggagtaacagtataacctgtcctgtctggaactgagaggagtaacagtataacctgtcctgtctggaactgagaggagtaacagtataacctgtcctgtctggaactgagaggaataacagtataacctgtctggaattgagaggagtaacagtataacctgtcctgtctggaactgagaggagtaacagtataacctgtcctgtctggaactgagaggagtaacagtatgaCCTGTCCTGCCTGGAACTGataggagtaacagtataacctgtcctgtctggaactgataggagtaacagtataacctgtcctgtctggaactgagaggagtaacagtataacctgtcctgtctggaactgagaggagtaacagtataacctgtcctgtctggaactgagaggagtaacagtataacctgtcctgtctggaactgagaggagtaacagtatgaCCTGTCCCATCTGGAACTGAGACGACTAACAGTAtgacctgtcctgtctggaactgagatgagtaacagtataacctgtcctgtctggaactgagaggagtaacagtatgacct includes:
- the LOC110494858 gene encoding cellular nucleic acid-binding protein, with the protein product MSSNECFGCGRTGHWIKNCPNAGRGRGKGRGRGKDLFCYRCGEPGHVARDCERTEDACYNCGRGGHISRDCKEPKKEREQVCYNCGKAGHVARDCDHANEQKCYSCGGFGHIQKGCDKVKCYRCGEIGHVAVQCSKASEVNCYNCGKSGHLAKECTIEATA